In Pseudomonadota bacterium, one DNA window encodes the following:
- a CDS encoding putative metal-binding motif-containing protein, producing the protein MRFAGSDHRWLCCSRRARRGSCVLLLGLWLCAACQGETAQFSLPPLPANPKPDGGSVPIPPGATLCSVSADCKDDVQCTRDLCVRPGYCVHLSDRTHCDDGVYCNGSEYCDPVKDCQAAQVRSCDDHDVCTIDSCDEANATCVHAPRDQDGDGETDWHCPGGTDCDDRDPRRGARIDEICRDTVDNDCDGKIDEVAACGGVPHDSCEDARVIDANGVFSVALRGARSDYTLSCTEVALSAPDVVLALTLEAEHDLAVTARGLKADGDPTAVAIELRSRCSDTVPEIECRAGAQAQLRTRALAAGRYFVLLASQHAQEVVVDVRLSAPSAAAPNATCGTASLLGVGERVRGDFVDVSDDYELECGFAGASDLAYGFHLDQKQNVNVSLFSAGKEQMAFAVRRRCGDSATTLRCVRGAPALGKLYSLEPGEYALIVEGPAYREVDFTLDLTSEQATAVPDADSCATASPVEPDAQPTLGTLVGAQDFVTTSCGLHYPDAVYTLELLEKSDLALELKGARGTFTMAFSTQCDARSELLCLKGNDIRKRLRGVAAGNYYLVVEAPLTTDFALEAETHPPTSPLFVRSNDNCAVAFGIPSEGGVFRGDTRALLGDYEARCGGLGSRDAAFVIELQREMRVRAELESDSTSFDTVLYRFFDAGRIGAAACQSQKEQACNHHGMGGRRASALDELLPPGTHFFIVDGFGSNSAGPYTLDVDVTDPSP; encoded by the coding sequence ATGCGTTTCGCCGGTTCCGACCACCGCTGGCTGTGTTGCTCCCGCCGAGCACGCCGCGGCAGCTGTGTGCTGTTGCTTGGCTTGTGGTTGTGTGCCGCCTGTCAGGGAGAAACAGCGCAGTTTTCCCTGCCGCCCTTGCCTGCGAACCCAAAACCCGACGGGGGCTCCGTACCCATCCCACCTGGAGCCACACTCTGCTCGGTCTCCGCCGACTGCAAGGACGATGTGCAATGCACGCGCGACCTGTGTGTCAGGCCAGGCTACTGCGTCCACCTCAGCGACCGGACCCACTGCGACGATGGTGTTTACTGTAACGGGAGCGAGTATTGCGATCCTGTCAAGGACTGCCAGGCGGCCCAGGTACGCAGCTGCGACGACCACGACGTGTGTACGATCGACAGCTGCGACGAAGCGAACGCAACCTGCGTGCACGCACCACGGGATCAGGACGGTGATGGGGAGACCGACTGGCACTGCCCCGGTGGCACAGACTGCGACGATCGCGATCCAAGGCGCGGGGCGCGGATCGATGAGATCTGCCGCGACACGGTGGACAACGACTGCGACGGCAAGATCGACGAAGTGGCGGCGTGCGGCGGCGTGCCGCACGATAGCTGCGAAGACGCGCGGGTCATCGACGCGAACGGCGTCTTCAGTGTGGCCCTTCGCGGTGCTCGATCGGACTACACCCTGTCCTGCACGGAAGTGGCTCTCTCCGCTCCTGACGTCGTGCTGGCACTGACGCTGGAGGCCGAACACGACCTCGCTGTCACGGCTCGAGGCCTCAAAGCCGACGGAGACCCCACTGCGGTGGCGATCGAGCTTCGATCGAGGTGCAGCGACACCGTGCCGGAGATCGAGTGCCGAGCCGGGGCGCAGGCCCAGCTGCGCACACGGGCGTTGGCGGCGGGCAGGTACTTCGTGCTGCTGGCAAGCCAACACGCCCAAGAGGTGGTCGTGGATGTGCGTCTCTCGGCTCCGAGCGCTGCCGCCCCCAACGCTACCTGCGGGACGGCAAGCCTGCTCGGTGTGGGTGAGCGAGTGCGCGGCGACTTCGTGGATGTGAGCGACGATTACGAGCTCGAGTGCGGTTTCGCTGGAGCCTCGGATCTCGCCTACGGATTCCACCTCGATCAGAAGCAGAACGTGAACGTGAGCCTGTTCAGCGCGGGCAAGGAGCAGATGGCGTTTGCCGTGCGCCGGAGGTGCGGCGACTCGGCCACTACGCTGCGTTGCGTGCGCGGGGCACCCGCGCTGGGCAAGTTGTATTCCCTCGAGCCGGGCGAGTACGCCCTGATCGTCGAAGGCCCCGCCTATCGCGAAGTAGACTTCACGCTGGATCTGACTTCTGAGCAGGCAACCGCTGTACCGGATGCAGACAGCTGCGCGACGGCGAGCCCGGTCGAGCCGGATGCGCAGCCCACGCTGGGCACACTCGTGGGGGCTCAGGATTTCGTCACCACCTCGTGCGGACTGCACTATCCCGACGCGGTCTACACCCTCGAGCTGCTCGAGAAATCGGACTTGGCGCTCGAGCTGAAAGGCGCACGGGGAACCTTCACGATGGCCTTCAGCACGCAATGCGACGCCCGGTCCGAGCTCCTGTGCCTGAAGGGAAACGATATCCGCAAGCGCCTGCGCGGCGTCGCAGCGGGGAATTACTACCTGGTGGTCGAGGCCCCGCTGACCACGGATTTCGCGCTCGAGGCGGAGACTCACCCTCCGACGTCGCCACTTTTTGTCAGGAGCAACGACAATTGCGCAGTCGCATTCGGCATCCCCAGCGAGGGAGGCGTTTTCCGCGGCGATACCAGGGCTCTGTTAGGCGATTACGAGGCCCGATGCGGCGGGCTTGGCTCAAGAGACGCCGCATTCGTGATCGAGCTACAAAGGGAAATGCGTGTGCGCGCCGAGCTCGAATCCGATTCTACGAGTTTCGATACGGTGCTCTATCGATTCTTCGACGCCGGCCGGATCGGCGCCGCCGCCTGCCAGTCGCAGAAAGAACAGGCGTGCAACCATCACGGCATGGGAGGGCGTCGCGCAAGCGCGCTCGACGAGCTGCTGCCGCCGGGCACCCACTTCTTTATCGTGGACGGCTTCGGCTCGAACAGCGCCGGCCCCTACACCTTGGACGTGGACGTAACAGACCCTAGTCCTTAG